Sequence from the Halodesulfovibrio aestuarii DSM 17919 = ATCC 29578 genome:
TCTGCCATTCAGACTTTATATTGATTTGGCGGGAACCGTTCCGTCTCAGGCGGTAAAAGACGAATTAAAAATTTATGATGGCATCTTGAGGATGATTCGTGTTGGTAAGCCCGTTCCGGCTACCAGTAGAGTGGTGCTTGATTTTGAATCGGTGCAAAAGTACACCGTTTTTGCTCTGGAAAATCCGTATAGAGTTGTCGTGGATGTCTCTGCTCCGCAGGCTGGGGAAAAGAGACAACCTCCTGTAGATTTGTCACGAAAAGCTCCAGTAAGTAAGCCGAAGAAAGCTTCCCGAACAGTACCTCCTTCCCGTAAGATTCCTGATCTTGTTGAACAGCTTGGTCTGACAGTAAAAACTGTTATGATTGATGCAGGGCATGGTGGCAAAGATCCAGGTGCATCTAAAAATAGAATTCGAGAGAAGGATTACGTTCTAAAGACTGCAAAAATGCTTGGTAAAAAACTTAAAGCAAAAGGCTTTAATGTAGTCTATACCCGTTCTACTGATGTCTTCATTCCTTTGGAAGAGCGTACCGCAAAGGCGAATGTGCAAAAGGTAGATCTATTTGTTTCACTGCATATTAACGCAAACAACAAACGAAGCGTTAACGGTATTGAGACGTACTACTTGAACCTTGCACGATCGAAAAGTGCTCGCCGTATTGCGGCGCGCGAGAACGCCATTTCAGAAAAGCGTATTAGCGACTTGCAATTTATTCTGACAGACCTGATGCTTAACTCTAAAATGCAGGAGTCAAAAGCTCTCGCAGAGTTGGTGCAAGCGAGCATGCTCAAAACTGTACGAGCCAGAGGCTGGAAGACGAGAAGTAACGGAGTTCGAAGTGCACCGTTCTATGTTCTTATGGGGGCAAAAATGCCGTCAATCCTCGTGGAACTGGGCTATTGTTCAAACTCGACAGAAGCAAAACGTTTGCGAAACAGTTCGTATTTGAACTTGCTGGCAGACGGTATTGCTAAGGCGTTAACTACGTACAGACGTAATTTAAAAAACTATGCAGCTATGTAGCTGACAAAATAATACGAAATATGACCGATTTCTCACTGACAGCGCATGAGTTTTTTGTGTAGTACTGAATTGCGAAGCATTTGTGTTGTCATATGAAGTTGTTATGTTTCATATGAGGTGATGTTACTTCGGTAATGCGCTGTAAAATCCACTGTATCTGTAGCTACAGATTGAGTGGTAGAAACGACAAGTTCTTGACTGTGGAATATGATGAGGCTATCCACTCAATCAACTTGATAAATTCTATTGATGGTTAAATAACTAACATATTGTTAAGTAACGAAATTTTTTTAGGAGCATTTGATGCGTAATATTCTTTTAGCAGTAGTGGCTTGTACCTTTCTTTTTGCTTCATCTGCGGTAGCTGCAAAATATGGTGAAGTTGATTTTGGAGTCATCGCTAAAGATTCTGAACCAGCATTGGCGATTGCCAAGGCTATGAAGCAGACTTTTGGCGTTGAAGATAAAAAACTTAGAGACGATAAAGTTGCTTTTGATGCAAAAGTAAAAGAATTTCGCGTTCAGAGCCAGGCTCTTTCCGAGGATGCTCGAAAAACTAAAACGGAGGAGCTTCGTAAAGAAGAAAGTGCTCTCCTTCAGCGCCAGCGGAAGTTTGTAGAGCGTGCGCGTGCTGCAGAACAGTCTGCTCTTCGCGATATGTCTGCTCTTATGCTTGAAGCTACCCGCGAGTACGGTCGTAAAAATGGTTACGAAATGATTATCGCAAAAGCGCAGGGTGCAGTTTTGTACCTTAAGAATCCAGTAGATGTAACCAAACAGGTGATGGTTGTTGTTAACCGTATCTACCGAACAAAACTCGATAAATTTAAAGCTGAACAGAAAAAAGCTAAAAAAGCTAAAAAATAAGGGATACGGTTAAGCATGCTGCTTTCTACAATCGCACAAAATCTTGGTCTTGAGTTTGCTGGTGATGATCTTGAAATAACTGGCGTAAACACCCTTGATGATGCACTGGAAACAGAACTTAGTTTTTTAGCTAATCCTAAGTATTCCTCTAAGCTTGCAGAAACTAACGCAGGTGCAGTTGTTTGTACTGCTGATCAGGTAGCGAATGTCCAGCGCGCGCTTATTAGTGAAAACCCGTATTTCGACTTTGCTCGTTGCGTTGCCATGTTTGCTAAGCCTCAGGGCGAGATGAAGGGAATATCAGAACTCGCCTTCATCGATCCAACTGCAATAATTGCTGATAACGTAACTGTGTATCCGCATGTCTTTGTCGGCCCGCGTGCTACTATCGGATCCGGAACGGTTCTTTTCCCCGGATGTTATGTCGGGGAAGATTCAACTGTTGGATCTGACTGTATTCTGTACCCTAATGTTGTGCTTATGGCTGAAACAACTCTCGGTGATGACTGCATTATCCATGCAGGCGTCGTACTTGGTGGTGATGGTTTTGGTTTTGCTCCAACAGAGTTTGGCGTACAGAAAATTCCACAGATCGGTAACGTAACTATCGGTAACGATGTGGAAATTGGTGCAAACACCACCATTGACCGCGCCGTGCTTGGCTCTACAAGCGTAGGCGACGCAACAAAAATTGATAATCTTGTTATGCTCGGGCATAATGTTGAGATGGGCAGCAACTGCCTTATTGTGTCACAGGTAGGTATTTCCGGTTCCACCAAAGTTGGTAACGGTGTTGTTATGGCAGGACAGGCTGGTATTGCCGGTCATCTGACCATTGGCGACGGCGCAACTGTTGGTCCAAAAACTGGAGTAGGAAAAGACATTCCGGCCGGAGTAACGATGGCTGGTATGCCGGCGATGGAAAAGGGGATTTTCATGCGTCATACAACTCTTTCTCCTAAAATTCCTGATCTGTTTAAACGAGTAAAACAGCTTGAAAAAGAAATCGAAGCGTTGAAAAAATAGAGGTACACAAACATGACAGCCACCGAACAGAATATTTTGGACATCCGTCAGATCCTTGATCTGCTTCCACATAGATATCCTTTTTTGCTTGTAGACCGTGTTCTAGACTACACTCCGCTCGAGTCCATTGATGCGTATAAAAACGTTACAATGAACGAGCCGTTCTTTCAGGGACACTTTCCCGGAATTCCTGTAATGCCGGGTGTGCTTATTATGGAAGCGCTTGCTCAGGCAGGTGGACTTCTCGTGCTCAAAAGTACGGATATGCCACTTGAAGATAAGTTGTTCCTGTTTACAGGTATGGAGAAAGTTCGTTTCCGTAGACCTGTGTACCCAGGCGATAAGCTTGAGCTTAAGTGCCGTCTTATTCGTCACAAGCTGAAACTGTGGAAGATGGAAGGCAAAGCATATGTTGATGGTGTGCTTGCTGCAGAAGCAGAAATGACAGCCGCTATCATGAATAAGGAGGATATGTAGCGTGGCTACTGAGATTCATCCTTCCGCCTTTGTTTCGCCTAATGCGGAAATTGGAGAAGGGGTTGTTGTTGGTCCTTGTGCCGTAATTGAGGATGATGTCATCATCGGAGATGGTACAAAGATTGACGCTTTTGCATCTGTCAAACAGTACACCCGCATGGGGAAAAATAACCATATCCACTCCTATGCGGCAGTGGGCGGTATTCCGCAGGATCTTAAATTTCACGGTGAAGTTAGCTGGTTGAAAATCGGCGACAATAACAGTATCCGTGAATTTGCAACCTTACATCGTGGTACAGAAGATGGCGGCTTAGAAACTGTTATCGGTAGTAATAACCTCATGATGGCGTACACGCATGTTGCGCACGATTGTATTCTTGGCAATAATATTATTATGTCTAATAATGCAACGCTTGCGGGACATGTTCAGGTTGCTGATCATACCATTATCGCAGGACTTTCTGCAGTACATCAGTTTGTCCGCATCGGTACCCATGCATTTGTTGGTGGCATGACCGGCATCGGTCAGGATCTACCTCCGTACATGCTTGCAACCGGTAATCGTGCAGGTGTGAATGGTCCTAACCTGGTTGGGCTGCGTCGCTTAAAAGCTTCCCGCGAAGTTATTCGTGCTCTTAAAAATGCGTACAAACTCATCTGGCAT
This genomic interval carries:
- a CDS encoding N-acetylmuramoyl-L-alanine amidase; the encoded protein is MLIIRKKGILYLPLLLLVILLSVTNSYASISGDYRNALNQFRSLVKNSNQARYRSNWKRLEDKFIAIYQANPDGSYAPKVLYYMGRVNEELAKRSYLRSDFQAAVDYYNRCSRRFTKHSWTDDSLYRSARIQYYNLNQPAEARRTLNTVLRKYQSGDKYKNALELHRKILAEIRGSSSSAAPRPKVVKKVSPSRATSRTAPSSHKASGKVVLNGIRFTSSNDYTRVVIDLSGEVKHQYKFLNADPSRNLPFRLYIDLAGTVPSQAVKDELKIYDGILRMIRVGKPVPATSRVVLDFESVQKYTVFALENPYRVVVDVSAPQAGEKRQPPVDLSRKAPVSKPKKASRTVPPSRKIPDLVEQLGLTVKTVMIDAGHGGKDPGASKNRIREKDYVLKTAKMLGKKLKAKGFNVVYTRSTDVFIPLEERTAKANVQKVDLFVSLHINANNKRSVNGIETYYLNLARSKSARRIAARENAISEKRISDLQFILTDLMLNSKMQESKALAELVQASMLKTVRARGWKTRSNGVRSAPFYVLMGAKMPSILVELGYCSNSTEAKRLRNSSYLNLLADGIAKALTTYRRNLKNYAAM
- a CDS encoding OmpH family outer membrane protein, yielding MRNILLAVVACTFLFASSAVAAKYGEVDFGVIAKDSEPALAIAKAMKQTFGVEDKKLRDDKVAFDAKVKEFRVQSQALSEDARKTKTEELRKEESALLQRQRKFVERARAAEQSALRDMSALMLEATREYGRKNGYEMIIAKAQGAVLYLKNPVDVTKQVMVVVNRIYRTKLDKFKAEQKKAKKAKK
- the lpxD gene encoding UDP-3-O-(3-hydroxymyristoyl)glucosamine N-acyltransferase, yielding MLLSTIAQNLGLEFAGDDLEITGVNTLDDALETELSFLANPKYSSKLAETNAGAVVCTADQVANVQRALISENPYFDFARCVAMFAKPQGEMKGISELAFIDPTAIIADNVTVYPHVFVGPRATIGSGTVLFPGCYVGEDSTVGSDCILYPNVVLMAETTLGDDCIIHAGVVLGGDGFGFAPTEFGVQKIPQIGNVTIGNDVEIGANTTIDRAVLGSTSVGDATKIDNLVMLGHNVEMGSNCLIVSQVGISGSTKVGNGVVMAGQAGIAGHLTIGDGATVGPKTGVGKDIPAGVTMAGMPAMEKGIFMRHTTLSPKIPDLFKRVKQLEKEIEALKK
- the fabZ gene encoding 3-hydroxyacyl-ACP dehydratase FabZ; the encoded protein is MTATEQNILDIRQILDLLPHRYPFLLVDRVLDYTPLESIDAYKNVTMNEPFFQGHFPGIPVMPGVLIMEALAQAGGLLVLKSTDMPLEDKLFLFTGMEKVRFRRPVYPGDKLELKCRLIRHKLKLWKMEGKAYVDGVLAAEAEMTAAIMNKEDM
- the lpxA gene encoding acyl-ACP--UDP-N-acetylglucosamine O-acyltransferase, whose product is MATEIHPSAFVSPNAEIGEGVVVGPCAVIEDDVIIGDGTKIDAFASVKQYTRMGKNNHIHSYAAVGGIPQDLKFHGEVSWLKIGDNNSIREFATLHRGTEDGGLETVIGSNNLMMAYTHVAHDCILGNNIIMSNNATLAGHVQVADHTIIAGLSAVHQFVRIGTHAFVGGMTGIGQDLPPYMLATGNRAGVNGPNLVGLRRLKASREVIRALKNAYKLIWHSTTPRKEALEQLEYEFGNFSEVLEFVDFVRKSERGILPSHND